Proteins from a single region of Flavobacterium sp. YJ01:
- a CDS encoding efflux RND transporter periplasmic adaptor subunit, whose amino-acid sequence MKNNIIKSTAILFTALVVLSCEKKKEEPAKAEIEPKVETFALAKEKLTTELRLPAELTGFQQVDLYAKVSSFVKLLKVDIGTKVKKGQLLIVLEAPEISSQLAAAESRLKSMEAIYATSKSTYNRLYETSKVEGTISKNDLEMASGKKNSDYAQYQAAIAAHKEISIMRGYLEIRAPFDGVVAARNVNLGTFVGPAGKGSDLPLLTIQEQSKLRLAVSVPELYTGYLHPGDEMSFNVKSLPETFTAKITRMSGALDLKLRSERVEMDVHNTKGNLLPGMVAEVLLPLNAKDSTFVVPKSAVVNSAEGLYVVKVVNHKATRVDIKKGREIEDKIEIFGDLTPNDKLVKIASEETKEGDVINE is encoded by the coding sequence ATGAAAAATAACATTATAAAATCTACAGCAATACTATTTACAGCTTTAGTTGTACTAAGCTGTGAAAAGAAAAAAGAAGAACCTGCGAAAGCGGAAATCGAACCTAAAGTAGAAACTTTCGCTCTAGCGAAAGAAAAACTAACAACAGAATTGCGTTTACCAGCTGAATTAACAGGTTTCCAACAAGTTGATTTGTATGCAAAAGTGAGCAGTTTCGTAAAACTATTGAAAGTTGATATTGGTACGAAAGTAAAAAAAGGACAGCTTTTGATTGTTTTAGAAGCACCAGAAATCAGTTCGCAATTGGCTGCAGCCGAATCGAGATTGAAATCTATGGAAGCGATTTACGCAACCAGCAAAAGTACGTACAACCGTTTGTACGAAACGAGCAAGGTTGAAGGAACAATTTCTAAAAACGATTTAGAAATGGCAAGCGGGAAAAAGAATTCTGATTACGCACAATACCAAGCAGCAATTGCAGCGCACAAAGAAATCTCGATTATGAGAGGTTATCTAGAAATTCGCGCTCCTTTTGACGGTGTTGTAGCGGCTAGAAATGTAAATTTAGGAACATTTGTTGGCCCAGCAGGAAAAGGTTCAGATTTGCCTTTATTAACGATTCAGGAACAAAGTAAATTGCGTTTGGCGGTTTCTGTTCCAGAATTATACACAGGATATTTGCACCCAGGCGACGAAATGAGTTTTAATGTAAAATCGTTACCAGAAACCTTTACAGCAAAAATTACCAGAATGTCTGGCGCTTTAGATTTAAAATTACGTTCTGAAAGAGTTGAAATGGACGTTCACAACACCAAAGGAAATTTATTGCCTGGAATGGTTGCCGAAGTTTTATTACCGCTTAACGCGAAAGACAGCACGTTTGTAGTGCCAAAATCGGCAGTAGTGAATTCTGCGGAAGGTTTATATGTAGTGAAAGTAGTAAACCACAAAGCCACAAGAGTTGACATTAAAAAAGGAAGAGAAATCGAAGATAAAATCGAAATTTTCGGCGATTTGACTCCAAACGATAAACTGGTAAAAATTGCCAGCGAAGAAACTAAGGAAGGCGATGTCATAAACGAATAA
- a CDS encoding efflux RND transporter permease subunit has product MNLIRFALRKPISILVLVAGLFFFGIGAIKDIKVDILPKMNLPVIYIAHPFGGYTPDQMEAYFAKNYVNVLPFSNGIKSVETKNIQGLMIMKLTYYEGTNMAQAAAELSALSNRIQAAFPPGTQPPFIIRFDASSLPIGQLVLSSKIRSNNELQDLANVYVRASFTAIPGLLSPAPFGGSPRTIEVNVDPDLLRSHNMTPDQIVDAIRLNNQTAPSGNVRMGDKNYITPTNNTIKEVKDFEQIPLFKGGVQNLKLGDVASVKDGADITAGYALVNGKRSVYISIAKAGDASTWDVVQKLKKELPKIQSTLPEDVNITYEFDQSVYVINSVKSLITEGIIGAVLTGLMVLLFLGDRRAALIVIMTIPISIISGVLFLKLFGQTINLMSLSGLALAIGILVDESTVTIENIHQHLDMGKPKALAIWDACQEIALPKLLILLCILAVFAPAFTMVGIPGALFLPLALAIGFSMVISFLLSQTFVPVMANWMMKGHEKHAHGPEITDDEAEFNDSGLTPESEQNLITQKKGYVEREDTNNNGKISVFERFKIRFMRTLDRLFVHKKATTIIYLSGSILLAVLFIGFIGKDVFPRTNSSQFQLRMRAVDGTRLERTEEQARIVLKELEKMVGKDHIGITSVYVGQHPSLFSINPIYLFMAGSHEAVFQVSLKDYHEDMDDFKDEFRARLKKVLPVTKLSFEPIELTDKVLSQGSPTPIEIRVAGKDKKRNELYATQIVDKLKAISYFRDVQIGQPIHYPAMNIDIDRTRAAELGVDMNDISRSLVASTSSSRYTEKNNWVDEKAGLSYSVQVQVPLNKMKSKTDIGEIPVLKNSLRPVLSDVAKITPGFVSGENDNLGAMPYITVTANIYQTDLGTATKDVGKTISSLGELPRGLFITPIGLSTVLTETLSSLQTGLLVAIFVIFLMLAANFQSFKVSLVILTTVPAVVLGSLLMLTITGSTLNLQSYMGIIMSVGVSIANAVLLVTNAEQLRKINGNALESAREAAALRLRPIIMTSVAMIAGMLPMAIGHGEGGDQVSPLGRAVIGGLLFSTFAVLLILPQIFAWAQEKTSTQSVSLDPEDEESIHYISSLNKSKV; this is encoded by the coding sequence ATGAATTTAATACGTTTTGCACTCCGCAAACCCATTTCCATTTTAGTATTGGTTGCGGGTCTATTTTTCTTCGGAATTGGTGCCATCAAAGACATTAAGGTAGATATTCTGCCAAAAATGAATTTGCCGGTTATCTATATTGCGCATCCGTTTGGAGGTTATACACCAGACCAGATGGAGGCTTATTTTGCCAAAAACTACGTGAATGTTTTACCTTTTTCGAATGGTATCAAATCGGTAGAAACCAAAAATATTCAGGGGTTAATGATTATGAAATTAACCTATTATGAAGGAACGAACATGGCTCAGGCTGCTGCCGAGTTAAGTGCGCTTTCCAACAGAATCCAAGCGGCTTTTCCTCCGGGAACTCAACCACCATTTATCATTCGTTTTGATGCTTCTTCGCTTCCAATTGGACAATTGGTTTTGAGCAGTAAAATACGTTCAAACAACGAACTGCAGGATTTAGCCAACGTTTATGTTCGTGCTTCGTTTACTGCAATTCCAGGATTATTATCTCCAGCTCCTTTCGGCGGAAGCCCAAGAACTATTGAGGTAAACGTAGATCCAGATTTATTGCGTTCTCATAATATGACGCCAGACCAGATTGTTGATGCGATTCGTTTGAACAATCAAACAGCTCCATCTGGAAACGTGCGTATGGGCGACAAAAACTATATTACGCCAACTAATAATACGATTAAAGAAGTTAAAGATTTTGAGCAGATTCCGTTATTCAAAGGCGGTGTTCAGAACTTAAAACTGGGCGATGTTGCATCTGTAAAAGATGGTGCCGATATTACGGCAGGTTATGCTTTGGTAAACGGAAAACGTTCAGTTTACATTAGTATCGCAAAAGCGGGAGATGCTTCGACTTGGGATGTGGTTCAGAAATTGAAAAAAGAGCTTCCTAAAATTCAAAGCACGCTTCCTGAAGATGTAAACATAACGTATGAATTTGACCAATCGGTTTATGTAATCAACTCGGTTAAAAGTTTGATTACTGAGGGAATTATTGGTGCGGTTTTAACAGGATTAATGGTTTTATTATTCTTGGGTGACCGTCGTGCCGCTTTAATCGTAATTATGACGATTCCGATTTCGATTATTTCTGGGGTTTTATTCCTGAAATTATTCGGACAGACGATCAACTTAATGTCTCTATCAGGATTGGCATTGGCGATTGGTATTTTGGTGGATGAAAGTACGGTAACGATCGAAAACATTCACCAACATCTCGACATGGGAAAACCCAAGGCACTCGCCATTTGGGACGCCTGTCAGGAAATTGCTTTACCAAAATTATTGATCTTACTTTGTATTTTAGCCGTATTTGCACCAGCATTTACCATGGTCGGAATTCCTGGAGCGTTGTTCTTGCCTTTGGCTTTAGCAATTGGTTTCTCAATGGTAATTTCATTCTTGCTTTCGCAGACATTTGTTCCTGTAATGGCAAACTGGATGATGAAAGGACATGAAAAACACGCACATGGACCAGAAATTACAGATGACGAAGCCGAGTTTAATGATAGCGGTTTAACACCTGAATCGGAACAAAATCTAATTACTCAGAAAAAAGGTTATGTAGAAAGAGAAGACACCAATAATAACGGAAAAATTAGTGTCTTCGAACGTTTCAAAATTCGTTTTATGCGAACTTTAGATCGTTTGTTTGTTCATAAAAAAGCAACGACTATTATCTATTTAAGTGGATCGATTCTTTTGGCTGTTTTGTTTATTGGTTTTATCGGAAAAGATGTTTTCCCGAGAACAAATTCAAGTCAGTTTCAGTTGAGAATGCGCGCGGTTGACGGAACGCGTTTGGAAAGAACTGAAGAACAAGCTAGAATTGTTTTAAAAGAATTGGAAAAAATGGTCGGCAAAGATCATATCGGAATCACATCCGTATATGTTGGTCAGCACCCTTCTCTATTCTCGATCAACCCGATTTATTTGTTTATGGCAGGTTCTCACGAAGCGGTTTTCCAAGTGAGTTTGAAAGACTATCATGAAGATATGGACGATTTTAAAGATGAGTTTAGAGCAAGACTTAAAAAAGTACTGCCAGTCACTAAACTTTCTTTTGAGCCAATCGAATTGACCGATAAAGTTTTAAGCCAAGGTTCTCCTACTCCAATTGAGATTCGAGTTGCAGGAAAAGACAAAAAGCGAAACGAATTGTACGCGACTCAAATTGTAGACAAGCTAAAAGCAATTTCGTATTTCAGAGATGTGCAGATTGGTCAGCCAATTCATTATCCAGCAATGAATATTGACATTGACAGAACCCGTGCGGCTGAATTAGGCGTTGATATGAATGATATTTCGCGTTCGCTTGTGGCTTCGACCTCATCTTCTCGTTATACCGAAAAAAATAACTGGGTTGATGAAAAAGCAGGATTATCGTATTCTGTTCAGGTTCAAGTGCCTTTAAACAAAATGAAAAGCAAAACCGATATTGGAGAAATTCCAGTATTAAAAAACTCGCTTCGTCCTGTTTTAAGTGACGTTGCCAAAATTACACCGGGCTTTGTAAGCGGTGAAAATGACAATTTAGGAGCCATGCCATACATTACCGTTACAGCAAACATCTACCAAACCGATTTAGGTACGGCTACAAAAGATGTGGGCAAAACAATTAGTTCTTTAGGCGAATTACCTCGTGGTTTGTTTATTACGCCAATTGGGCTAAGTACTGTATTGACCGAAACATTAAGCAGTTTGCAAACAGGATTATTGGTTGCCATTTTTGTAATCTTCTTAATGTTGGCTGCTAATTTCCAATCGTTTAAAGTTTCGCTGGTTATTTTAACGACAGTTCCTGCGGTAGTTTTAGGATCTTTATTAATGCTGACAATTACAGGTTCTACATTAAATTTACAATCGTATATGGGAATCATCATGTCGGTTGGGGTTTCTATTGCCAACGCCGTTTTATTGGTTACGAATGCCGAACAGCTTCGAAAAATAAACGGAAATGCCTTAGAATCTGCGCGTGAAGCAGCTGCATTGCGTCTTCGTCCGATTATCATGACTTCGGTTGCGATGATTGCGGGAATGTTACCAATGGCAATTGGACACGGCGAAGGAGGCGATCAAGTTTCTCCGTTAGGAAGAGCGGTTATTGGCGGATTATTATTTTCTACTTTTGCCGTATTATTAATCCTTCCGCAGATATTTGCGTGGGCACAAGAAAAAACATCGACACAATCTGTTTCTTTAGATCCTGAAGACGAAGAAAGTATCCATTATATCTCATCATTGAATAAGTCGAAAGTCTAA
- a CDS encoding TolC family protein: MYFKKITILFLLIFASIGYAQTLSLKEAIKTGLENYGSIRAKNNYTNASKETLKQSRRDYLPNLNLSAQQDYGTVNGQNGPLYGFGGLGVASSGLPLPEQNWNSAFGALYLVNMNWDFFTFGKTQEKINLSKIDVQAKEKDLQQEKFQQEIKISAAYLNLLASQRLLISQQKNLDRAEVFKKTAAARVKNGLLAGVDSTLATAEVSKAKIALNLARNFVKEQNNKLVDLMGVAPQDFVTDTLFVTQIPKELIQGNAANDSLHPLLQLYKTKIDYSNQQVKLYKRFYYPTMSAFGVLQTRASGFDNTYASDQTAFSRNYWDGVNPDRTNYLIGVGITWNLTTPFRSSKQVSAQKFVSQALQEEYNQADRELKSQLNFAEDKIKITLENYAEAPIQVDAAKRAYIQKSTLYKNGLTDLTDLTQTMYVLNRAEIDRDIVNNNVWQSFLLKVAATGNFDLFINEF; this comes from the coding sequence ATGTATTTCAAAAAAATTACCATTTTATTTTTATTGATTTTTGCCTCAATCGGTTACGCTCAAACCCTGTCTTTAAAAGAAGCCATAAAAACAGGACTTGAAAACTACGGTTCTATCCGAGCAAAAAACAATTACACCAATGCATCAAAAGAGACTCTAAAACAATCTCGCCGTGATTATCTGCCGAACCTAAATTTGTCGGCACAGCAAGATTACGGAACCGTAAACGGACAAAACGGACCGCTTTATGGTTTTGGAGGTTTAGGAGTTGCTTCATCAGGTTTACCTCTTCCTGAACAAAACTGGAATTCGGCGTTTGGTGCGCTTTATCTAGTCAACATGAACTGGGATTTTTTCACCTTCGGAAAAACACAGGAAAAAATCAATTTATCTAAAATTGATGTTCAGGCCAAAGAAAAAGATTTACAGCAAGAAAAATTCCAGCAGGAAATTAAAATTTCGGCTGCTTATTTAAATCTTTTAGCGAGCCAGAGATTATTGATTTCTCAGCAAAAGAATTTAGACCGTGCAGAAGTTTTCAAAAAGACTGCTGCAGCGAGAGTTAAAAACGGATTATTGGCAGGAGTAGATTCTACTTTGGCAACCGCAGAAGTTTCTAAAGCTAAAATCGCTTTAAACCTTGCTAGAAACTTCGTTAAAGAACAAAACAACAAATTAGTCGATTTAATGGGCGTTGCGCCGCAGGATTTTGTTACAGATACTTTATTTGTAACGCAGATTCCGAAAGAGTTAATTCAAGGAAATGCTGCAAACGATAGTCTTCATCCGTTATTGCAATTGTATAAAACGAAAATCGATTACAGCAATCAGCAAGTTAAATTATACAAGCGTTTTTATTACCCAACAATGAGTGCTTTTGGTGTTTTACAAACCAGAGCTTCGGGATTTGACAATACTTATGCCTCAGACCAAACTGCATTTAGCAGAAACTATTGGGATGGCGTAAATCCAGATCGCACCAATTACTTAATTGGCGTTGGAATTACATGGAATTTAACCACGCCTTTTAGATCAAGTAAACAAGTAAGTGCTCAAAAGTTTGTTTCTCAAGCTTTGCAAGAAGAATACAATCAGGCAGATAGAGAATTGAAATCGCAATTGAATTTTGCCGAAGATAAGATCAAAATTACGCTAGAAAATTATGCCGAAGCGCCGATTCAGGTTGATGCGGCAAAAAGAGCTTACATTCAGAAATCGACTTTATACAAAAACGGTTTAACCGATTTAACCGATTTAACACAAACGATGTATGTTTTAAATCGTGCCGAAATCGATCGTGATATTGTCAACAATAATGTATGGCAGTCGTTCTTGCTGAAAGTAGCCGCAACGGGCAATTTTGACTTATTTATAAATGAATTTTAA